In Thunnus thynnus chromosome 11, fThuThy2.1, whole genome shotgun sequence, the following proteins share a genomic window:
- the rgcc gene encoding regulator of cell cycle RGCC isoform X1, translating into MKSPKLAPQAKFTKEEDLNDVLCEFDAVIEDFTSPVEKRHFRYDEHLQTMKRRSCASVSDSGISDSESAESLNRNSFSFSDERLNSPTTTSPPLMSPKPKLGDTKELEDFIADLDRTLESKC; encoded by the exons ATGAAGTCTCCAAAACTCGCACCTCAAG cGAAGTTCACCAAAGAGGAGGACCTGAACGACGTGCTGTGCGAGTTCGACGCGGTGATCGAAGACTTCACGTCCCCGGTAGAGAAGCGGCACTTCAGGTACGACGAGCACCTGCAGACcatgaagaggaggagctgcGCCAGCGTCAGCGACAGCGGCATCAGCGACTCAGAGA GTGCAGAGTCGCTCAATAGAAACAGCTTCAGCTTCAGCGATGAGAGGCTGAACTCCCCTACCACCACCTCACCTCCTCTTATGTCACCAAAAC CCAAACTCGGCGACACTAAAGAACTGGAGGACTTCATCGCCGACCTTGACAGGACATTAGAAAGTAAGTGCTAA
- the rgcc gene encoding regulator of cell cycle RGCC isoform X2, whose protein sequence is MKSPKLAPQAKFTKEEDLNDVLCEFDAVIEDFTSPVEKRHFRYDEHLQTMKRRSCASVSDSGISDSESAESLNRNSFSFSDERLNSPTTTSPPLMSPKPKLGDTKELEDFIADLDRTLESM, encoded by the exons ATGAAGTCTCCAAAACTCGCACCTCAAG cGAAGTTCACCAAAGAGGAGGACCTGAACGACGTGCTGTGCGAGTTCGACGCGGTGATCGAAGACTTCACGTCCCCGGTAGAGAAGCGGCACTTCAGGTACGACGAGCACCTGCAGACcatgaagaggaggagctgcGCCAGCGTCAGCGACAGCGGCATCAGCGACTCAGAGA GTGCAGAGTCGCTCAATAGAAACAGCTTCAGCTTCAGCGATGAGAGGCTGAACTCCCCTACCACCACCTCACCTCCTCTTATGTCACCAAAAC CCAAACTCGGCGACACTAAAGAACTGGAGGACTTCATCGCCGACCTTGACAGGACATTAGAAA GCATGTGA